A single region of the Microbulbifer sp. MKSA007 genome encodes:
- a CDS encoding DJ-1/PfpI family protein yields MTKKIGFFVADGFQALDLFGPLDAFMEANSFVSEAYKSCLIGLTNASVKTTYGQALSVDFDIYQDREIDYLVITGGTGMRQLRLSPKQVNALRAIADKAERVLSICTGAFLLTDIFPEQKHRITTHWRHCRQLAEQAVNYQVEQDPLFIESGKLWSSAGILSGVDLALEVIRQDYGNTIAASVAKDLVVYLQRRGGQSQYSDLLKVQSSDSMRLNPLLEWLSENYQKSISVSDMAERISVSDRQLTRLFKQHLNSTPGHYLNQLRLNRARDLITCESASLVQVARQVGFASYDSFRRAFYGQFGVSPSYFSRNS; encoded by the coding sequence ATGACCAAGAAGATAGGTTTTTTTGTTGCTGATGGATTCCAGGCTTTAGACCTCTTTGGGCCCTTGGATGCCTTTATGGAGGCTAATAGTTTCGTTAGTGAGGCCTATAAAAGTTGTTTGATAGGTTTAACCAATGCATCAGTTAAAACCACGTACGGCCAAGCCCTATCTGTGGATTTTGATATTTACCAGGATAGGGAAATTGATTACCTGGTCATTACTGGCGGTACTGGGATGCGGCAGCTGCGCTTAAGCCCTAAGCAGGTAAATGCGCTGCGTGCAATCGCAGACAAAGCAGAGCGTGTCTTGAGTATCTGTACAGGTGCATTCTTGCTAACAGATATATTTCCGGAACAAAAGCACCGTATTACCACTCACTGGCGGCATTGCCGGCAGCTTGCCGAGCAAGCAGTCAATTATCAGGTTGAGCAGGACCCCTTATTTATTGAAAGCGGAAAACTGTGGTCTTCAGCGGGAATTCTATCTGGAGTCGACTTGGCCCTGGAAGTGATTCGCCAGGATTATGGCAATACGATTGCGGCCAGTGTGGCTAAAGACCTGGTGGTTTATCTACAGCGCAGGGGAGGGCAGTCCCAGTACTCTGATCTGCTTAAAGTGCAATCCAGTGACAGTATGAGGCTCAATCCTCTATTGGAGTGGCTGTCGGAGAATTACCAGAAATCAATCAGCGTTTCCGATATGGCGGAGCGTATTTCTGTTAGCGATCGCCAGTTAACTCGCTTGTTCAAGCAACATCTTAATAGCACCCCCGGACATTATCTAAACCAACTCCGTTTAAACCGGGCGCGGGATTTAATCACCTGTGAATCAGCAAGCCTTGTTCAGGTAGCTCGGCAGGTGGGGTTTGCAAGCTATGATAGCTTTCGCCGGGCTTTTTATGGCCAATTTGGAGTTTCCCCCTCATATTTCAGTAGGAATAGTTAA
- a CDS encoding NAD(P)-dependent alcohol dehydrogenase has protein sequence MKVIALKTPGGLENISVSDIAGPGAPGPGQIRVAIKASSLNFHDLLVANGGIPAEDGRILMSDGGGIVDAVGEDVTDFQVGDSVVSCFFPQWPAGTPMASVGNFANTPGDGIDGMAAEFVVRDQSAFTLAPKGWSHAQAATITTAGLTAWRALVVDGKVKPGDTILTLGTGGVSITVIQIAKILGAKVIVTSSSDEKLERAKKLGADHGVNYRTHTQWSKKVMELTEGKGADHIIELGGPGTLEQSIHSVRVGGHISLIGVLTGRSGEVPTALLMAKQARLQGLIVGSRRDQREYVTALEANQIQPVIDKTYPMEELAAAFEYQTSGSHFGKICVEW, from the coding sequence ATGAAAGTAATAGCGCTAAAAACACCAGGCGGACTAGAAAATATTTCGGTTAGCGACATCGCTGGCCCGGGAGCACCCGGCCCAGGCCAAATCCGTGTTGCAATTAAAGCCTCCTCCCTCAACTTCCACGATCTTTTGGTTGCCAACGGCGGTATTCCCGCAGAAGACGGCCGCATTCTGATGTCTGATGGCGGCGGTATCGTGGATGCAGTCGGTGAGGATGTTACCGATTTTCAGGTCGGCGATTCTGTTGTGTCGTGCTTTTTCCCACAGTGGCCAGCAGGTACGCCTATGGCTTCCGTGGGTAACTTTGCCAATACGCCTGGTGACGGTATCGATGGGATGGCCGCTGAGTTTGTTGTGCGCGATCAGAGCGCTTTTACCCTTGCCCCAAAAGGCTGGAGCCACGCTCAGGCGGCAACCATTACTACCGCAGGCCTTACTGCTTGGCGGGCATTGGTAGTAGACGGCAAGGTTAAGCCTGGCGACACAATATTGACTCTAGGCACTGGCGGAGTATCTATTACGGTAATTCAGATTGCCAAAATACTGGGGGCCAAAGTTATTGTTACTTCTTCTTCCGACGAGAAACTGGAGCGTGCTAAAAAATTAGGCGCCGATCATGGCGTCAACTATCGCACCCATACACAGTGGTCAAAAAAGGTTATGGAGCTTACGGAAGGCAAAGGTGCGGACCATATTATTGAGCTCGGTGGCCCCGGTACACTAGAGCAATCGATCCATTCAGTCAGAGTTGGCGGCCATATTTCATTGATTGGTGTTTTAACGGGCCGCTCGGGAGAAGTGCCCACAGCACTGTTGATGGCCAAGCAGGCCCGGTTACAGGGCTTGATCGTTGGAAGCCGTAGGGATCAACGGGAATATGTCACCGCATTGGAAGCCAACCAGATACAGCCAGTGATTGATAAGACTTACCCTATGGAGGAACTGGCTGCGGCATTTGAGTACCAGACCAGCGGGTCACACTTTGGCAAGATCTGCGTCGAGTGGTAA
- a CDS encoding DUF4268 domain-containing protein, whose amino-acid sequence MYQIDRNTNRLEPLKLKKFSDLGFREREHLQEWLATNPEVLGEELLIIQKEFDGFNETRERLDLLVLDKHGHLVIIENKLDDSGRDVVWQALKYASYCASLTKSQIIDIYQRFLDKRGCEQNQSARERLVEFFADRDFDELILNPDAEQRIILVAAHFRRGVTSTAHWLMRHNLRLQCIKAVPYAKGDQLFLSLEQILPMREVEDYVIGLAEKKQEEQSNARELAQRHHTRREFWKQFIEIMRESDCRLFDNANAVTQNSLRGGSGLAKVTYQVVLNQDTIRAEFIIGRSERDENKYLFDSLFSKKNKIESRFGDTLVWDRLDSYIGSRVFIEISANGHNKEEWPTLNTWLCQKITSLEEAFSPEIGHCRELLKASDYRAKEPVTILNEVLE is encoded by the coding sequence ATGTATCAAATTGACAGGAATACTAATCGACTCGAGCCACTAAAGTTGAAAAAGTTTTCTGATTTAGGCTTCCGTGAACGCGAACATCTGCAAGAGTGGTTAGCAACCAACCCCGAAGTGCTGGGTGAGGAATTGCTTATTATTCAAAAAGAATTTGATGGTTTTAATGAGACTCGTGAACGCCTAGACCTGCTTGTCCTGGATAAACATGGTCATTTAGTAATTATTGAAAATAAACTCGATGATTCTGGACGTGATGTAGTGTGGCAAGCACTAAAGTACGCGTCCTACTGCGCCAGCTTAACAAAAAGTCAGATCATAGATATCTATCAGCGTTTTCTTGATAAAAGAGGTTGCGAGCAGAATCAAAGTGCGCGGGAACGTTTAGTGGAATTCTTTGCTGATAGGGATTTCGATGAGCTGATTTTGAACCCTGATGCTGAGCAGCGCATCATTCTTGTTGCTGCGCATTTTCGTCGAGGAGTAACTTCTACTGCACACTGGTTGATGCGTCATAACCTGCGTCTTCAGTGTATTAAGGCTGTGCCCTACGCGAAAGGGGATCAATTGTTCCTAAGTCTAGAGCAGATATTACCAATGAGAGAGGTCGAGGATTATGTGATCGGCCTGGCAGAAAAGAAGCAGGAAGAGCAGTCCAATGCTCGTGAGCTAGCTCAGCGTCACCATACACGGCGAGAGTTCTGGAAGCAGTTCATTGAAATTATGCGTGAAAGTGACTGTAGGTTGTTTGATAATGCAAATGCCGTGACTCAGAACAGTCTCCGAGGGGGATCTGGTTTGGCTAAGGTGACTTACCAAGTTGTATTGAATCAAGACACCATCCGGGCTGAATTTATCATAGGGCGTTCGGAGCGTGATGAAAATAAATATTTGTTTGATTCTTTGTTTTCTAAAAAGAATAAAATTGAATCGCGCTTTGGTGATACTTTGGTGTGGGACCGTCTGGATAGTTATATCGGCTCCAGGGTATTTATAGAAATTTCTGCAAATGGCCACAATAAAGAAGAATGGCCGACGCTGAACACCTGGTTATGCCAGAAAATTACAAGTTTGGAAGAAGCTTTTTCTCCGGAGATTGGGCATTGCAGAGAACTTCTGAAAGCGTCTGACTACAGAGCAAAGGAACCTGTCACAATTTTAAATGAAGTTTTAGAGTGA
- a CDS encoding diacylglycerol kinase — protein MQKEMANKQEKSEEIANKPGKKGFARLLAATSYSSQGLVAAWRNEEAFRQEVIAACLMLPLALWAGETPTERAILIAAVMFVLPIELINSAIEATVDRIGPEKHPLAKIAKDTGSAAVAVALFAAFLVWCCILIPKLPI, from the coding sequence ATGCAAAAAGAAATGGCGAATAAGCAGGAAAAATCTGAAGAGATTGCCAACAAGCCCGGCAAGAAGGGGTTTGCTCGCCTCCTGGCTGCCACTAGCTACTCCAGTCAGGGGCTCGTCGCTGCATGGCGCAATGAGGAGGCTTTTCGCCAGGAAGTAATTGCCGCCTGCCTAATGCTGCCTCTCGCACTCTGGGCCGGGGAGACACCTACTGAGCGCGCCATATTGATTGCAGCCGTGATGTTTGTCCTCCCAATCGAACTTATCAACAGCGCTATTGAGGCGACCGTGGACCGCATCGGCCCCGAGAAACACCCGCTGGCCAAGATTGCTAAAGACACAGGCTCCGCCGCCGTGGCCGTCGCCCTCTTCGCTGCATTCCTGGTTTGGTGCTGTATTCTTATCCCCAAACTGCCGATTTAA
- the rpoD gene encoding RNA polymerase sigma factor RpoD: MTDKTQQQSRIKELIARGKEQGYLTYAEVNDHLPEDISDPDQVEDIIGMINDMGIKVFETAPDAEELLMAEGDSSADEIAAAEAAAALAAVESDVGRTTDPVRMYMREMGTVELLTREGEIAIAKRIEEGLRELMAALAYWPGAVQQIIDEYALIEKEERRIPDIISGWLDPADEVPPGAQAGQAAAAASAPESSDSDDDAEDDDSDDDSSEEEEEATGGIDPEELAERMNALIAAQKAADEAIAAHGRDSKEAGQALEAVGDVFRFFKLAPRQFDPLYGEVRYVLDSVREQERVVMAMCIKRARMPRKTFIKEFPGNETNDDWIPAIIKKKRDYSDALRHVVDEVVRAQRKLAQFQERAKLDVGQIKEINRRMSIGEARSRRAKKEMVEANLRLVISIAKKYTNRGLQFLDLIQEGNIGLMKAVDKFEYRRGYKFSTYATWWIRQAITRSIADQARTIRIPVHMIETINKLNRISRQMLQEMGREPTPEELGERMEMPEDKVRKVLKIAKEPISMETPIGDDEDSHLGDFIEDQNQSSPVDTATQTGLHDATRSVLSGLTAREAKVLRMRFGIDMNTDHTLEEVGKQFDVTRERIRQIEAKALRKLRHPSRSEHLRSFLDE, translated from the coding sequence ATGACCGACAAAACCCAGCAACAGTCCCGCATTAAGGAACTGATCGCCCGCGGTAAAGAGCAGGGCTATCTGACCTATGCCGAGGTAAATGACCACCTACCGGAAGATATTTCCGATCCCGATCAGGTGGAAGACATTATTGGCATGATCAACGACATGGGCATCAAGGTGTTTGAAACCGCACCGGATGCCGAAGAGTTGTTGATGGCTGAAGGCGACAGCTCCGCTGATGAAATCGCCGCAGCCGAAGCTGCCGCTGCCCTGGCAGCCGTAGAGTCCGACGTAGGCCGAACCACCGATCCAGTACGCATGTATATGCGCGAAATGGGCACCGTAGAGCTGCTCACGCGCGAAGGCGAGATCGCCATTGCCAAGCGTATCGAAGAGGGCCTGCGCGAACTGATGGCCGCCCTGGCCTACTGGCCGGGTGCAGTGCAGCAGATCATCGATGAGTACGCTCTGATCGAAAAAGAAGAGCGCCGCATCCCCGATATTATCTCCGGTTGGCTCGACCCCGCCGACGAGGTACCGCCCGGAGCCCAGGCCGGCCAAGCCGCCGCCGCTGCCAGCGCGCCGGAGTCATCAGATTCCGATGACGACGCCGAAGACGACGACAGCGATGACGACAGCAGCGAAGAAGAAGAGGAAGCTACCGGCGGTATCGACCCCGAAGAGCTCGCCGAGCGCATGAACGCGCTGATCGCCGCACAGAAAGCTGCCGACGAAGCCATCGCCGCCCACGGTCGCGATTCCAAAGAAGCTGGCCAGGCCCTAGAAGCCGTTGGCGATGTATTCCGCTTCTTTAAACTGGCTCCCCGCCAGTTCGATCCGCTGTACGGCGAAGTTCGCTACGTACTCGACAGCGTGCGCGAGCAAGAGCGCGTGGTTATGGCCATGTGTATCAAACGCGCCCGCATGCCGCGCAAGACCTTTATCAAGGAATTCCCCGGCAACGAGACCAATGATGATTGGATTCCCGCAATCATCAAGAAAAAGCGCGATTACTCCGATGCCCTGCGCCACGTCGTAGACGAAGTTGTTCGCGCCCAGCGCAAACTGGCCCAGTTCCAGGAGCGCGCTAAGCTGGACGTAGGCCAGATCAAAGAGATCAACCGCCGCATGTCCATTGGTGAGGCCCGTTCACGCCGCGCCAAGAAAGAGATGGTCGAAGCCAACCTGCGTCTGGTTATCTCTATCGCCAAGAAGTATACCAACCGCGGCCTGCAATTCCTGGACCTGATCCAAGAGGGCAACATCGGCTTGATGAAGGCTGTGGATAAGTTCGAGTACCGCCGCGGTTACAAGTTCTCCACTTATGCCACCTGGTGGATTCGCCAGGCCATTACCCGCTCTATTGCAGACCAGGCCCGTACCATCCGTATTCCGGTACATATGATTGAGACTATTAATAAGCTCAACCGTATCAGCCGCCAGATGCTGCAGGAAATGGGTCGCGAGCCCACTCCGGAAGAACTGGGCGAGCGCATGGAAATGCCGGAAGACAAGGTGCGCAAAGTCCTCAAGATCGCCAAAGAGCCGATCTCCATGGAGACGCCTATCGGCGACGACGAAGACTCCCATCTGGGTGACTTTATCGAGGACCAAAATCAATCCTCGCCGGTGGATACCGCCACTCAAACTGGCCTGCACGACGCTACCCGCTCCGTACTCTCCGGCCTCACCGCCCGTGAAGCCAAGGTACTGCGTATGCGTTTCGGTATTGATATGAATACCGACCACACTCTGGAAGAGGTGGGCAAACAGTTTGACGTAACCCGCGAGCGTATCCGTCAGATCGAAGCGAAAGCATTGCGCAAACTGCGACACCCCTCCAGGTCGGAGCATTTACGCAGCTTCCTCGACGAGTAA
- the dnaG gene encoding DNA primase — MAGKIPQHFIDDLLARADIVELVDSRVKLRKTGKNYSACCPFHDEKTPSFTVSADKQFYYCFGCGANGNAIGFLMEYDRLPFPEAVEKLAATRGLEVPREQLAPGQEKRQRESQTLYQLTEKAADYYREQLRNHPAAGNAVAYLRNRGLSGEIARDFGIGLAPPGWDNLLNALADTPEKADQLELAGLAIRRQDSDGNTKPNARHHYDRFRNRIIFPIRDQRGRAIAFGGRVLGDDKPKYLNSPETPIFHKSRELYGLWEARQANRNLERLIVVEGYMDVVALAQFDIRCAVATLGTACGEDHIQLAFRHTSELLFCFDGDRAGRAAARRALESALPQMQDGRSLRFLLLPEGEDPDTLVRQLGGERFQQLIKEQSLPLEDFLFDLLSEDINLQTMDGRARLSKLAAPLLDLLPDGVYRQLMFQQLASRTGLDKETLQEVIRTEKARAPQQPHPQPTAAQGDPSQAPSPHEELEHRTPPEPWQRDNNFSESAAPSYDSPRRQSQYLLPPERMLIALLLHHPELAAQIENPQQFPIKGNADLALFIQLVELYKSRPQLNFYQLIGHWRAHHSAESCDTLAKLAISPLVSVARQLAQDDSNLEYDPHTEFNDCLQRLKQAADKQRNRDLLDQLKNSAQLSPEEQLALLANWRKKQN, encoded by the coding sequence ATGGCCGGCAAGATACCCCAGCACTTTATAGACGATCTGCTCGCAAGGGCAGATATCGTCGAGCTGGTGGACAGCCGGGTCAAGCTGCGTAAAACCGGCAAAAACTACTCTGCCTGCTGCCCCTTCCACGACGAGAAAACCCCATCGTTTACCGTGAGTGCGGACAAGCAGTTTTATTACTGCTTCGGCTGCGGCGCCAATGGCAATGCCATCGGCTTCCTGATGGAGTACGACCGCCTGCCCTTCCCCGAAGCGGTGGAAAAACTCGCGGCCACCCGTGGACTGGAAGTTCCCAGGGAGCAACTGGCACCTGGGCAAGAAAAGCGTCAGCGGGAGAGTCAAACTCTCTACCAGCTCACAGAGAAAGCCGCCGACTACTACCGTGAACAGTTGCGCAACCACCCCGCCGCAGGCAATGCGGTAGCCTACTTGCGCAATCGCGGCCTCTCCGGTGAGATTGCCCGGGACTTTGGTATCGGCCTTGCGCCCCCGGGCTGGGACAACCTGCTCAATGCATTAGCCGATACCCCCGAGAAAGCGGATCAACTGGAACTGGCAGGCCTGGCCATTCGCCGCCAGGACAGTGATGGCAACACCAAGCCCAACGCGCGCCACCACTACGACCGCTTCCGCAACCGTATTATTTTCCCGATCCGCGACCAGCGCGGGCGCGCCATCGCCTTTGGCGGGCGGGTACTGGGCGACGACAAACCCAAGTACCTGAACTCCCCGGAAACCCCGATTTTCCACAAGAGCCGCGAACTCTACGGCCTGTGGGAAGCGCGCCAGGCCAACCGCAATTTAGAGCGCTTGATTGTGGTTGAAGGCTATATGGATGTGGTGGCCCTGGCCCAGTTCGATATCCGCTGCGCCGTCGCCACCCTGGGTACCGCTTGTGGCGAAGACCATATTCAACTCGCCTTCCGCCACACCTCGGAACTGCTGTTTTGCTTTGACGGCGACCGCGCCGGCCGCGCCGCCGCCCGCCGAGCTTTGGAGTCGGCCCTGCCGCAGATGCAGGACGGGCGCAGCCTGCGCTTCCTGCTGCTGCCGGAAGGCGAGGACCCGGACACCCTGGTACGCCAACTGGGCGGTGAACGTTTCCAGCAGTTAATTAAGGAGCAATCCCTACCGCTGGAAGATTTTCTCTTCGACCTACTGAGCGAAGATATCAACCTGCAGACCATGGACGGCCGCGCGCGCCTGTCCAAACTCGCCGCTCCCCTGCTGGACCTGCTGCCCGATGGCGTCTACCGCCAGCTGATGTTCCAACAACTGGCCTCGCGCACCGGACTCGACAAGGAAACCCTGCAAGAGGTTATCCGCACAGAAAAAGCTCGCGCGCCACAACAGCCTCACCCGCAACCTACAGCTGCACAGGGAGATCCAAGCCAAGCACCCTCCCCTCACGAGGAGCTGGAGCACCGCACACCGCCGGAACCCTGGCAGCGCGACAACAACTTCAGTGAAAGTGCAGCACCGAGTTACGACAGTCCGCGCCGCCAGAGCCAATATCTCCTGCCGCCAGAGCGCATGCTGATCGCCCTGCTATTGCACCATCCGGAGCTGGCGGCACAAATCGAAAATCCACAGCAGTTCCCCATCAAGGGCAATGCAGACCTGGCATTGTTTATCCAGCTGGTAGAGCTGTACAAAAGCCGCCCCCAATTAAATTTCTATCAATTGATCGGCCACTGGCGTGCACACCACAGCGCAGAATCTTGCGACACCCTGGCCAAGCTCGCTATTTCTCCACTGGTATCGGTAGCGCGGCAACTCGCCCAGGATGACAGCAACCTGGAATACGATCCGCACACCGAATTTAACGACTGTCTGCAGCGCCTTAAACAAGCTGCAGACAAGCAGCGCAACCGCGATTTACTCGATCAACTCAAGAACAGCGCCCAGTTGAGCCCCGAAGAACAACTGGCTCTATTAGCCAATTGGCGAAAAAAGCAGAATTAA
- a CDS encoding GatB/YqeY domain-containing protein, translating into MSTLKETLTQATKDAMKARDKERLATLRLINAEIKRVEVDERIDLDDARILALLDKMTKQRRDSITQYEKAGRAELAAVEQAEIEVIQEFLPKQLSEAEITDIVASAVKDTGANSMADMGKVIAQVKPQVQGRADMGAVSKLVKAQLA; encoded by the coding sequence ATGAGCACTCTCAAGGAAACCCTGACTCAAGCCACTAAAGACGCAATGAAAGCGCGAGACAAAGAGCGCCTGGCCACCCTGCGCCTGATCAACGCCGAGATCAAACGCGTTGAAGTCGACGAGCGAATCGACCTGGATGACGCCCGCATCCTCGCCCTGCTGGACAAAATGACCAAGCAGCGCCGCGACTCCATTACCCAGTACGAGAAAGCTGGCCGGGCTGAGCTGGCAGCAGTAGAGCAGGCTGAAATTGAAGTTATCCAGGAATTCCTGCCGAAGCAGCTGAGCGAAGCTGAGATCACCGATATCGTTGCCTCCGCCGTCAAAGACACCGGTGCCAACAGCATGGCGGATATGGGAAAAGTCATCGCCCAGGTTAAACCCCAGGTGCAGGGCCGTGCAGATATGGGCGCGGTGAGCAAACTGGTGAAAGCCCAACTGGCCTAA
- the rpsU gene encoding 30S ribosomal protein S21, translating to MPSVRIKDNEPFDIALRRFKRSCEKAGVLSEVRRREFYEKPTAVRKRKAAAAVKRHAKKLQRENRKFQRLY from the coding sequence ATGCCCTCTGTACGAATCAAAGACAACGAACCTTTCGATATCGCCCTGCGCCGTTTCAAGCGCTCCTGTGAAAAAGCAGGCGTACTGTCTGAAGTACGTCGTCGCGAGTTCTACGAGAAGCCCACCGCTGTTCGTAAGCGCAAAGCTGCTGCCGCTGTAAAGCGTCACGCTAAAAAGCTTCAGCGCGAAAACCGCAAGTTCCAGCGTCTCTACTAA
- the tsaD gene encoding tRNA (adenosine(37)-N6)-threonylcarbamoyltransferase complex transferase subunit TsaD, producing MRVLGIETSCDETGVAIYDSESGLLSHALFSQVDLHADYGGVVPELASRDHVRKLLPLIRKVMKKADTSPSDLNGIAYTAGPGLVGALMVGACAARALAYGWDIPAVAVHHMEGHLLAPMLEDNPPAFPFVALLVSGGHTQLVEVRGLGDYELMGESLDDAAGEAFDKAAKMLDLDYPGGPRLAALAERGDPKRFTFPRPMTDRPGLDFSFSGLKTFTLTTVRKHALEDGLPDEQTCADIAAAFQEAVVDTLVIKCRRAIKASGYKTLVIAGGVSANKLLRERLEMSLRKDNASVYYPRHEFCTDNGAMIAYAGSLRLKAGEQTSLAVDVRPRWPMTELPKTEL from the coding sequence GTGCGCGTCCTTGGTATAGAAACTTCCTGCGATGAAACTGGCGTCGCTATTTACGATTCTGAGTCCGGTTTGCTCAGCCATGCCCTGTTCAGTCAAGTGGACCTGCATGCCGATTATGGCGGTGTAGTCCCCGAGCTGGCGAGCCGCGATCATGTGCGCAAACTCTTGCCGCTGATTCGAAAGGTAATGAAGAAGGCCGATACCAGCCCTTCAGACCTCAATGGTATCGCCTATACCGCGGGCCCCGGTCTGGTGGGAGCGCTGATGGTCGGGGCCTGCGCGGCCCGTGCACTGGCCTATGGCTGGGATATCCCGGCGGTGGCGGTGCACCATATGGAAGGCCACCTGCTGGCCCCAATGCTGGAGGATAATCCGCCCGCCTTTCCTTTTGTGGCCCTGCTTGTTTCCGGCGGACACACCCAGCTGGTGGAGGTGCGAGGGCTCGGCGATTACGAATTGATGGGTGAATCCCTGGATGACGCCGCCGGCGAAGCCTTTGACAAGGCCGCCAAAATGCTCGACCTGGATTACCCCGGTGGCCCGCGTTTGGCTGCCCTGGCGGAGAGAGGTGACCCCAAGCGTTTTACCTTCCCGCGCCCCATGACCGATCGGCCGGGGTTGGATTTCAGTTTTTCAGGTCTTAAAACCTTCACCCTGACGACGGTGCGCAAGCACGCCCTCGAGGATGGTTTGCCGGACGAGCAGACTTGCGCAGATATTGCTGCGGCTTTCCAGGAGGCGGTAGTGGACACCCTGGTGATTAAATGTCGTCGCGCTATTAAGGCTTCCGGCTATAAAACCCTGGTGATTGCCGGTGGAGTTTCTGCAAATAAATTATTGCGTGAGCGTTTGGAAATGAGCCTGCGAAAGGATAACGCCAGCGTCTACTATCCGCGCCATGAATTCTGCACTGATAACGGCGCCATGATCGCCTACGCCGGTAGTTTGCGTTTAAAAGCAGGGGAGCAGACGAGCCTTGCGGTAGATGTGCGTCCGCGCTGGCCTATGACAGAATTGCCCAAGACCGAACTTTAA
- the folB gene encoding dihydroneopterin aldolase gives MDIVYIRDLKVNTIIGIYDWEREVRQTVSLDLEMAFDISEAARTDNIEYTLNYKAVAKRLIAFIESSEFLLVETMAEQAAAIVREEFSVSWLRLRLSKPGAVRGARDVGVIIERGERPAKGAAAMSAGV, from the coding sequence ATGGATATTGTTTATATACGGGATTTAAAGGTGAATACCATTATTGGTATTTACGATTGGGAGCGGGAAGTACGCCAGACGGTCAGTCTCGATTTGGAGATGGCCTTCGATATTAGTGAGGCGGCGCGCACAGACAATATCGAGTACACACTTAACTATAAAGCGGTGGCCAAGCGCTTGATCGCTTTTATTGAAAGCAGTGAGTTTCTGTTGGTGGAGACCATGGCAGAGCAGGCTGCGGCAATTGTTAGGGAAGAGTTTTCTGTAAGTTGGCTGCGACTGCGGTTGTCCAAGCCGGGTGCGGTCAGAGGGGCCAGGGATGTGGGTGTCATTATTGAGCGCGGCGAGAGGCCGGCAAAAGGTGCAGCAGCGATGTCTGCGGGAGTGTAA
- the folK gene encoding 2-amino-4-hydroxy-6-hydroxymethyldihydropteridine diphosphokinase: protein MAQVYLSLGSNINRAQYIRAALDALTGRFGELQVSRVFESEAVGFQGDNFYNLVVGLQTDLPVGQLALCLRGIEDANGRLRSGPKFSARTLDIDTLTYDHLTGTVDGVKLPRGEIVKNAFVLQPLAEIAPEVLHPVEQKTYRQLWNEYDQDSQKLWPVEFIWP, encoded by the coding sequence GTGGCTCAGGTGTATCTCAGCCTCGGCAGTAATATCAATCGTGCGCAATATATCCGCGCAGCGTTGGATGCCCTAACCGGGCGGTTTGGCGAATTACAGGTGTCCCGGGTCTTCGAAAGTGAAGCGGTGGGTTTCCAGGGCGATAACTTTTACAACCTGGTGGTGGGGCTGCAGACTGACCTGCCGGTAGGGCAGCTGGCCCTGTGTCTGCGAGGTATTGAAGATGCCAACGGCCGCCTGCGCTCCGGGCCTAAGTTCAGCGCTCGCACCCTGGATATTGATACCCTCACCTACGACCACCTGACCGGAACTGTCGACGGGGTAAAATTGCCTCGAGGTGAGATTGTAAAAAATGCCTTTGTATTGCAGCCTCTGGCAGAGATAGCACCGGAAGTACTGCATCCGGTCGAGCAGAAAACTTACCGTCAACTGTGGAATGAGTACGACCAGGACTCGCAAAAATTGTGGCCGGTAGAATTTATTTGGCCGTGA